One Malassezia restricta chromosome III, complete sequence DNA segment encodes these proteins:
- a CDS encoding glutamine synthetase yields the protein MSKFTKNNSLLSPYLSLPQNGKIAAEYVWLDAAGMPRAKTTTCNGPIRSLSDLKEWNFDGSSTGQAPGDNSDVYLRPVAYFPDPFRGGDNVLVLAECYNNDGTPNKANYRHNAAKIFEQCKDEQCWFGIEQEYSLMGVDGRPYGWPEGGFPGPQGPYYCGVGSGRVVGRDIVEAHYRACLYAGINHSGINAEVMPSQWEFQVGPCEGIEMGDHLTMARYLLYRIAEEWGVNVSMHPKAVPGEWNGAGCHTNFSTLAMRKEGGMKAIEAAIERLGKRHQEHIAVYGEDNDMRLTGRHETGHIGKFSAGVANRGASIRIPRHVAAQGYGYLEDRRPASNIDPYRVTGIIAETVCLTP from the coding sequence ATGAGCAAATTTACCAAGAACAACTCGCTGCTGTCTCCGTACCTTAGCCTGCCTCAGAACGGCAAGATTGCAGCCGAGTACGTgtggctcgatgccgcgggcatgccgcgcgccaAGACTACCACGTGTAACGGTCCCATTCGGTCGCTCTCGGACCTCAAGGAGTGGAACTTTGACGGTTCGTCGACGGGCCAAGCTCCTGGTGACAACTCGGACGTGTACCTCCGCCCCGTGGCGTACTTCCCTGATCCCTTCCGTGGCGGCGACAATGTGCTCGTTCTGGCCGAGTGCTACAACAATGATGGCACACCGAACAAGGCCAACTACCGCCACAACGCCGCGAAGATCTTTGAGCAGTGCAAGGACGAGCAATGCTGGTTCGGTATTGAGCAGGAGTACTCGCTTATGGGCGTTGATGGCCGTCCGTATGGCTGGCCTGAGGGCGGTTTCCCCGGACCGCAAGGTCCGTACTACTGCGGTGTCGGCTCTGGCCGTGTCGTGGGTCGTGATATTGTCGAGGCTCACTACCGTGCATGCCTATACGCCGGTATCAACCACTCGGGCATCAACGCTGAAGTGATGCCATCGCAGTGGGAGTTCCAGGTTGGTCCTTGCGAGGGCATTGAGATGGGTGACCACCTCACGATGGCCCGCTACCTGCTCTATCGTATCGCAGAGGAATGGGGTGTGAATGTGTCGATGCACCCTAAGGCTGTGCCGGGTGAGTGGAACGGCGCTGGCTGCCACACCAACTTCTCGAcgctggcgatgcgcaAAGAGGGTGGTATGAAGGCCATCGAGGCTGCCAttgagcgcctcggcaagCGCCACCAGGAGCACATTGCTGTGTACGGTGAGGACAATGATATGCGTCTCACGGGCCGTCACGAGACGGGTCACATTGGCAAGTTCTCGGCTGGTGTGGCCAAccgcggcgcctcgatccgCATTCCTCGCCATGTGGCGGCACAGGGCTACGGTTACCTTGAGGACCGTCGTCCGGCGTCCAACATTGACCCCTACCGTGTTACGGGCATTATTGCCGAGACCGTATGCCTCACGCCGTAA
- a CDS encoding protein phosphatase 4 regulatory subunit 3 codes for MCGHREAATSPTDHEKQGTADEAAVPLSLSSTTSRGAYHQCGSGRRVKLYVLEHQAWADRGTGYCASVYDQDRGEALLVVRKEECCESLGEVADAAATPDSSGPEYMVVVSESLETDDYLLHAPVIKEDVYQRQHDTLMVWTDLEGQDMALSFQELEGCHEIWGFVTEVQQHFAISQGLDFEKQEPLPPFDLPAPTPSALPSIRDKLHESSLHSSAMRENIVEWLLREEYVRKLVPLFEQAEALQDMSSLHALYGIMQTLFTINDNLITEYVLQDHDVYFAVAGMLEYRPDAPKEAHRAYLRDESRFHQIIEFDDPSIVSKIKETFRLIYLKDVMLVSFMDEAMLAMLNSLLFFYQNDIVHYCLHSERVWEQIRRVFYQDNRTWDVILFLQQLCHMSRQLQLTSRVSLIRSLVEAGILDMVSYALTQPDTCHAATDILMIMIEFDASCVRTHILNTCPSDMDARSPLFHTLVRVFHETHDTGLCGQMNEAWRLLMDANIDGMGMLAHQDDLDAYLAWMFQGPIQDLFAPLYQVPRLSTLAWDEPLSLSSHDQMLYLHLCDLWCCVMTQHPHRSRHYVLASDACSHIGSLLHVRDKHMRLAALRVLRAYAASQDLDLYQHLIDTQVLGHVLALLQREAPRDNLVSSACQSVLEQLRKDQAHPVLQHLIQTYASMLYQLRMNVTSHACITALIVQCERQRHAPPTTASTTTPPPTASSDGDHHDDAYFADEEEAPAPHVSGTEPFPALVRRRKLGDDEVDDDDVLERVAKRKSISHEPLARMERHAEASPSPRAVMADEPAGERT; via the coding sequence ATGTGTGGTCATCGTGAggcggccacgtcgcccacgGATCACGAGAAACAAGGCACGGCTGATGAAGCAGCTGTGCCACTGTCGCTGTCGTCCACGACCTCTCGCGGCGCGTATCACCAGTGTGGGTCAGGTCGACGCGTCAAGCTGTACGTCCTGGAGCACCAGGCATGGGCCGACCGTGGGACGGGGTACTGTGCGAGTGTGTATGACCAGGACAGAGGCGAGGCGTTGCTGGTGGTGCGCAAAGAAGAATGCTGTGAGTCGCTGGGTGAGGTggcggacgcggcggcgacaCCGGACTCGTCTGGACCGGAATATATGGTGGTCGTGAGTGAGTCGCTTGAAACGGACGACTATCTTCTCCATGCGCCTGTGATCAAGGAAGACGTGTACCAGCGGCAGCACGACACGCTGATGGTGTGGACAGACCTGGAGGGTCAGGACATGGCGCTCTCGTTCCAGGAGCTGGAGGGCTGCCATGAGATTTGGGGCTTTGTGACTGAGGTGCAACAGCATTTTGCTATAAGCCAGGGCCTTGACTTTGAGAAGCAGgagccgctgccgccttTTGATCTGCCTGCGCCTACGCCTTCGGCCCTGCCATCGATCCGGGACAAGCTGCATGAATCGTCGCTGCACAGCtcagcgatgcgcgagaacATCGTCGAGTGGCTTTTGCGCGAAGAATATGTGCGGAAGCTGGTGCCGCTGTTTGAGCAGGCGGAAGCCCTGCAAGACATGTCGTCATTGCACGCTTTGTACGGGATCATGCAGACGCTCTTCACGATCAACGACAATCTGATCACAGAGTACGTGCTGCAGGACCACGACGTGTACTTTGCTGTGGCAGGCATGCTGGAGTACCGCCCTGATGCCCCGAAAGAGGCGCACCGCGCGTACCTACGTGACGAGTCGCGCTTCCACCAGATCATCGAGTTTGATGATCCGTCGATCGTATCCAAAATCAAGGAGACGTTTCGACTCATATACCTCAAAGATGTCATGCTCGTGAGCTTTATGGACGAGGCGATGCTAGCGATGCTCAACTCGCTGCTGTTCTTCTACCAGAATGACATTGTACACTACTGCCTCCACAGCGAGCGTGTGTGGGAACAGATCCGCCGTGTATTTTATCAAGATAATCGCACGTGGGACGTGATCCTCTTTCTCCAGCAGCTGTGCCACATGTCTCGTCAGCTGCAGCTCACGAGCCGCGTGAGTTTGATACGCAGCCTCGTCGAGGCCGGTATCCTCGATATGGTCTCGTATGCTCTCACCCAGCCGGATACGTGCCATGCCGCAACAGACATACTCATGATCATGATCGAGTtcgacgcgtcgtgcgtgcggaCGCATATCCTGAACACGTGTCCcagcgacatggacgcacGCTCGCCCTTGTTCCATACCCTCGTGCGTGTATTCCACGAGACTCACGATACCGGGCTGTGCGGCCAGATGAACGAGGCTTGGCGTTTGCTCATGGATGCGAACATCGACGGCATGGGCATGTTGGCTCATCAGGACGACTTGGACGCGTATCTCGCCTGGATGTTTCAGGGACCCATCCAGGATCTGTTTGCGCCGCTATACCAGGTCCCCCGACTCTCGACCCTCGCATGGGACGAGCCGCTGTCGCTCAGCTCGCACGACCAGATGCTGTATCTTCACCTGTGTGACCTGTGGTGCTGTGTCATGACGCAGCACCCCCATCGCAGTCGACACTATGTGCTGGCATCCGATGCGTGCAGCCACATTGgctcgctgctgcatgtgcgtgaTAAACAcatgcgcctcgctgccctgcgtgtgctgcgtgcctATGCCGCGAGCCAGGACCTGGATCTGTATCAGCACCTCATTGATACCCAGGTGCTGGGGCACGTGTTGGCCCTGCTCCAGCGCGAAGCGCCCCGCGACAACCTTGTATCGTCGGCGTGCCAGAGTGTGttggagcagctgcggAAGGACCAGGCTCATCCTgtgctccagcacctgaTACAGACGTATGCCAGCATGTTGTATCAGCTGCGCATGAATGTCACGTCGCATGCGTGCATCACTGCTTTGATCGTGCAGTGTGAGCGACagcgacatgcgccgccaaCCACTGCATCGACGACtacgccgccgccgaccgCCTCGTCTGACGGTGATCATCATGACGACGCCTACTTTGCtgacgaggaggaggcTCCGGCTCCCCATGTGTCAGGCACCGAGCCTTTTCCCGCACTTGTTCGTCGACGAAAACTGGGtgacgacgaggtcgacgacgatgacgtcTTGGAACGTGTGGCGAAACGCAAATCGATATCCCACGAGCCTTTGGCTCGAATGGAACGCCATGCCGAGGCATCTCCCTCCCCGCGTGCTGTCATGGCTGACGAGCCGGCCGGAGAACGTACATAG
- a CDS encoding YEATS domain protein 4 — MSTKRVRGLAISRPILIGSTSTPLTPAEKLCAPPDHTHRWTIAVRSAASAPLAPIPTHPGAHGELNDTSTIGTRLRDSELDLHAAIGGKDDLSYFIKRVQFRLHDTYAQPTRNVDRSPFSVTETGWGEFEVQIKIFFVPEAGEKPLTVLHHLKLHPWSGPASLPPVPAAEPGPSAEAPAAPALPPVVHSWQYEEIVFPEPLESFYEILLAHPPTPWPATSSASFAEADASTGETQAHVVHTPTGQILDALSLEAQRAEADRLDLARSHAVQQLEADRSRLIHLEKLVREGRARLAKLETVPP, encoded by the exons atgtcgacgaagcgcgTGCGAGGGCTAGCTATCTCGCGTCCGATCCTGATTGGATCGACGTCTACGCCTCTCACGCCTGCAGAGAAgctgtgtgcgccgccagaCCACACGCACCGCTGGACGATTGCTGTTCGCAGTGCCGCCAGTGCGCCTCTCGCACCCATTCCCACGCATCCGGGGGCGCATGGCGAGTTGAACGACACAAGCACGATTGgcacgcgcctgcgcgaTAGTGAACTGGACTTGCATGCCGCCATTGGCGGCAAGGATGACCTATCTTACTTTATCAAGCGCGTGCAGTTCCGACTCCACGATACCTATGCTCAGCCGACACGAA ATGTCGATCGCTCGCCCTTCAGTGTGACTGAAACGGGGTGGGGCGAGTTTGAGGTGCAGATCAAAATCTTTTTCGTGCCTGAAGCGGGCGAAAAGCCGCTGACCGTGCTGCATCACCTCAAACTCCACCCATGGTCCGGCCCGGCGTCTTTGCCGCCGGTgcctgctgctgagccCGGGCCGTCGGCAGAagcaccagcagcaccaGCGCTACCTCCTGTCGTGCACTCGTGGCAGTATGAAGAAATTGTCTTTCCTGAGCCTCTGGAGTCCTTCTACGAGATTTTGCTAGCGCATCCACCCACGCCCTGGCcggccacgtcgtccgcgtcgtTTGCGGAGGCAGATGCATCGACTGGCGAGACGCaagcgcacgtcgtgcacacACCGACGGGCCAAATTCTGGACGCTCTAAGTCTCGAAGCGCAGCGAGCCGAGGCGGACCGCCTCGACCTGGCACGCTcgcatgccgtgcagcagctcgaagcCGACCGGAGCAGGCTCATCCATCTAGAAaagctcgtgcgcgaagGTCGTGCACGTCTAGCGAAGCTCGAGACAGTGCCTCCATAG
- a CDS encoding GDP-mannose transporter yields MSATSSRERTASASEHDMELGKSSSMDAAPATESSHARLLDGSQAAAAASQFLHSAGHANSGAIAAVLSYCVASISMTVINKYTVSGEKFTMNLLVLLCQCVVGVVMVYVAKRFGLIQIRELNKRDVKTWFPISTMLVFVIYTGSKALQHMDIPIYTIFKNLTIILIAYGELLWFNGRITPMVFMSFVLMVLSSVIAAWPDISRPATKTLYSRAIESLAMYTGVPHPTSGWGNGIPAPQSHHPSVTSTRPHMYHAPDVSLAESMAKQAAAAAAAAPPSNSWSTNGYVWMLANCLISATYVLIMRKRIKVTGFKDWDTMFYNNLLSIPVLLVMSLLVENWSAKTFEHNFPAEKRSTLIFAILLSGTGGVFISYTTAWCIRVTSSTTYSMVGALNKLPLALSGILFFGNAVTPYNSTGIAVGFIAGIVYAVGKNKQAEAARLANTAATGSTLHAAPSGGHKSDLKGEMPLHTRSQS; encoded by the coding sequence atgtcAGCGACGAGTTCAAGGGAGCGCACCGCGTCAGCGAGCGAGCATGATATGGAGCTGGGGAAGTCGTCCAGCATggacgccgcgcctgcGACCGAGTCGTCGCATGCCCGCTTGCTGGACGGCAGCcaggcagcggcggctgcgAGTCAGTTCCTGCACAGCGCGGGCCATGCGAACTCAGGTGCGATTGCGGCTGTGCTGAGCTACTGCGTCGCGAGTATTTCCATGACCGTGATTAACAAGTATACCGTGTCCGGCGAGAAGTTCACCATGAACCTGCTGGTGCTGCTGTGCCAATGCGTGGTCGGTGTCGTGATGGTCTATGTCGCCAAGCGTTTCGGGCTCATCCAGATTCGCGAGCTGAACAAGCGCGACGTAAAAACGTGGTTCCCGATCTCGACGATGCTGGTATTTGTCATCTACACCGGCAGCAAGGCACTGCAGCATATGGACATTCCCATCTACACTATCTTTAAAAACTTGACCATCATTCTCATTGCGTACGGTGAGCTCCTGTGGTTCAACGGCCGCATCACGCCCATGGTGTTTATGTCATTCGTGTTGATGGTGCTCTCATCGGTCATTGCCGCCTGGCCTGACATCTCGCGACCAGCGACCAAGACGCTGTATTCGCGTGcgatcgagtcgctggcCATGTATACGGGTGTCCCGCATCCTACATCAGGCTGGGGCAACGGCATCCCAGCGCCCCAGTCGCACCACCCGTCCGTGACGAGCACGCGCCCGCACATGTACCATGCGCCCGACGTGTCGCTCGCCGAGTCTATGGCCAAGCAagcagcggcggccgctgccgctgcgccgccttcGAACTCGTGGTCGACGAATGGCTACGTCTGGATGCTGGCGAATTGTCTCATTAGCGCGACCTATGTGCTCATCATGCGAAAACGCATCAAGGTCACAGGCTTCAAAGATTGGGATACCATGTTTTACAACAACCTGCTGAGCATTCCTGTGCTCCTTGTCATGTCGCTCCTCGTCGAGAACTGGAGCGCCAAGACATTTGAGCACAACTTCCCTGCTGAGAAGCGTTCGACGCTCATCTTTGCGATCCTGCTTTCGGGCACAGGTGGCGTCTTTATCAGTTACACGACAGCCTGGTGCATCCGTGTCACGAGCAGCACTACATACAGTATGGTGGGCGCGCTAAACAAGCTGCCACTGGCGTTGAGTGGCATCCTGTTCTTTGGAAATGCCGTCACGCCATACAACTCCACTGGCATCGCAGTCGGCTTCATTGCCGGTATCGTGTATGCCGTAGGAAAGAACAAGCAGGCAGAGGCCGCTCGTCTTGCCAATACCGCCGCTACAGGCTCAACGCTTCATGCAGCTCCGAGCGGTGGTCACAAGTCAGATCTCAAGGGCGAAATGCCCCTCCATACGCGCTCGCAGTCATAG
- a CDS encoding cell division control protein 14, which yields MSHHRRTPSSSVGASSRSRGELSTLLETLHMPETSSNERMYALVQLEHIVSQRVLHDLPHVKQRAQENGTRRAMFFIQLERCCDWSAYHHGVKTHLAEHLLDLLGRLHLTLQGTYASEEGHSIASEMGCTMSILQGICLTNDASRQLCSSKSSLALLLAIAKAEYCRQQPDSTALGLLVPHTLDTLMCILVDAPSDVRRSFEQAHGLSIVRRIMNTHKSVPPTSHTTHAKCIEFLLFYLQAKEFEQQAAQQLTGNAALSVFQPPEAPTPKPKRGHARSRSAITATPFYSPAATPLSRHRVMSYGSPTKHVSKGVPTMLPESNPFLLAKSRDAPHDPTIRTASRSLEPEASPVRRDIGPP from the coding sequence ATGTCTCACCATCGACGCACGCCCAGTTCGAGCGTGGGTGCCTCGTCTCGCAGCCGTGGAGAGCTGAGCACCctgctcgagacgctgcacaTGCCCGAGACGTCGTCAAACGAACGCATGTATGCTCTCGTGCAACTGGAGCATATCGTCTCGCAACGTGTTCTACATGATTTGCCGCATGTCAAGCAGCGGGCGCAGGAGAATGGAACTCGCCGTGCGATGTTCTTTATCCAACTAGAACGCTGCTGTGACTGGTCTGCATACCATCACGGCGTCAAAACGCACCTTGCTGAGCACCTACTCGACCTGCTTGGCCGACTGCACCTTACCCTTCAGGGCACCTATGCCTCGGAGGAGGGCCATTCGATTGCCTCGGAAATGGGCTGTACGATGTCGATCCTACAGGGCATCTGCCTTACAAATGATGCTAGTCGGCAACTATGCTCGTCGAAAAGTTCCTTGGCTCTTCTTTTAGCGATCGCCAAGGCCGAGTACTGTCGACAGCAGCCTGATTCCACCGCCCTGGGCCTCCTTGTACCCCACACACTTGATACCCTTATGTGCATCCTCGTGGACGCTCCCtcggacgtgcgccgctcatTCGAACAGGCTCACGGTCTCTCTATCGTGCGGCGTATTATGAACACGCACAAATCAGTACCGCCGACAAGCCACACTACCCATGCCAAGTGCATCGAGTTCCTCCTGTTCTATCTCCAGGCGAAGGAATtcgagcagcaggcggcTCAGCAGCTCACAGGGAACGCGGCTCTCTCGGTATTCCAACCGCCTGAAGCTCCAACACCCAAACCCAAGCGCGGGCATGCACGCTCGCGATCTGCCATCACAGCTACACCCTTCTACTCGCCCGCGGCGACGCCCCTTTCCAGGCACCGTGTGATGTCCTATGGCTCGCCTACGAAGCACGTATCCAAAGGCGTTCCTACTATGTTGCCTGAATCCAATCCATTCCTTCTtgccaagtcgcgcgaCGCTCCTCACGACCCTACCATCcgcacggcgtcgcgcTCTCTCGAGCCAGAGGCGTCGCCCGTGCGCCGAGACATAGGCCCTCCCTAG
- a CDS encoding small nuclear ribonucleoprotein E, whose product MSGRQQKVMLQPINVIFRHLQQQTRVSLWLYDNVEYRLEGKIIGFDEFMNVTLDEVEEVRTGAPMERKPLGRLLLKGDNITLIQPVL is encoded by the exons ATGTCCGGCCGTCAACAAAAGGTGATGCTGCAGCCGATCAATGTCATTTTTCGGCACCTACAGCAGCAAACGCGCGTATCTTTGTGGCTCTATGATAATGTAGAGTACCGCCTGGAGGGCAAAATCATT GGTTTCGATGAGTTCATGAATGTGACACTAGACGAGGTCGAAGAAGTGCGGACAGGCGCGCCAATGGAGCGCAAACCGCTGG GGCGTCTCTTGCTCAAAGGCGACAACATT ACTCTGATTCAGCCTGTATTGTGA
- a CDS encoding protein MAK11 — protein MAKPSELKRKAVATPATVPRKSKKAEDAPIKRQRSEVAVRKAKPTKAHTAVRKETHEQQETHSHKVSPAAPGSAPRGLRIVAGSYERFLYGIEGVVHREEDGNYTVSLTPRFVFPAHVSSIRCVACAGRDSKWLATGGMDETIKVWDLRRRKEVGALTGHEGTITSLSFPTRTFLLSASEDGTMNLYRTRDWALLRTMRGHKGRINSASAHPSGRVALSVGADRMIRMWDLRRGMGSASVKIGAEAEKIVWDTQGKRFAVLTGRQVLVFGTNMSQLARIEHPKRLHDVCFTQSNDKHEWMLVPTEAGVVHIYDVDDMQGSEDEATPREVARLVGHSNRVRSACATHIQADDQTQHVLFTTISSDGLIRVFRVDESRLEHEASAHYDTKKSRLTCLSSVGFDPDATEFDEDEEEEDDEDEEEADDDDDEDYDDEIDNEELARLEEEVRQAREAGIIIEGLDDEEEEEEEEEEEQEED, from the coding sequence ATGGCCAAGCCGAGTGAATTGAAGCGCAAGGCGGTCGCCACCCCTGCTACCGTGCCTAGAAAATCCAAGAAAGCGGAAGATGCGCCGATCAAGCGCCAACGCTCCGAAGTAGCGGTCAGAAAGGCAAAGCCTACAAAAGCACATACAGCCGTGCGCAAGGAAACTCACGAACAGCAAGAAACGCACTCACATAAAGTGTCACCTGCTGCACCAGGATCTGCACCGCGTGGCCTGCGCATTGTGGCTGGATCTTATGAGCGCTTTCTTTATGGAATTGAGGGAGTCGTACATCGTGAAGAAGACGGCAACTACACTGTCAGTTTGACGCCCCGGTTCGTATTCCCCGCCCACGTATCGTCGATCCGCTGTGTCGCTTGTGCCGGGCGCGACTCCAAGTGGCTCGCTACAGGTGGTATGGATGAAACTATCAAAGTATGGGATCTACGCCGCCGCAAAGAAGTGGGTGCACTGACAGGCCACGAAGGGACGATTACGTCGCTTTCGTTCCCCACTCGCACCTTTCTGCTATCAGCATCAGAAGACGGCACAATGAATCTGTATCGGACGCGTGACTGGGCTCTTCTTCGAACGATGCGTGGTCACAAGGGCCGCATCAATTCTGCTAGTGCTCACCCAAGTGGTCGTGTGGCCTTGTCTGTGGGAGCTGATCGTATGATCCGCATGTGGGACTTGCGTCGTGGTATGGGATCGGCGTCTGTCAAGATAGGCGCAGAGGCGGAAAAAATCGTTTGGGATACGCAGGGAAAACGTTTCGCTGTACTGACAGGTCGTCAGGTGCTTGTATTCGGCACCAACATGTCGCAGCTCGCTCGCATTGAGCACCCAAAACGCTTACATGATGTGTGCTTTACCCAATCGAACGATAAACACGAGTGGATGCTGGTGCCGACAGAAGCTGGTGTTGTGCATATATACGATGTGGACGATATGCAAGGATCAGAGGATGAAGCGACGCCACGCGAAGTAGCGAGGCTAGTAGGCCACTCGAATCGCGTGCGCAGTGCGTGCGCAACTCATATTCAGGCGGACGATCAGACACAGCACGTGCTTTTTACGACGATTAGCTCGGATGGACTGATTCGTGTGTTCCGTGTGGATGAATCCCGACTGGAACATGAGGCTTCAGCGCACTATGATACGAAAAAGTCGCGTCTGACCTGCCTGAGTTCTGTGGGTTTTGACCCTGATGCCACTGAATTcgatgaagacgaagaagaagaggatgatgaagacgaggaagaagccgacgacgatgacgacgaggatTATGATGACGAAATCGATAATGAAGAGCTCGCACGGTTGGAGGAAGAGGTACGTCAAGCTCGCGAAGCTGGCATCATCATTGAGGGTCTTgatgacgaggaggaggaggaagaagaagaagaggaagagcAAGAAGAAGATTGA
- a CDS encoding transporter, giving the protein MLERDAEHVTIRSQLDPDAYKKKERAARLKMDIQILPVCVLLYLLAYIDKSNISQAMLDGKNLPNGKVEDPGILTSLNMTPHEFSIALTVLFPTYMAFQLPSNLIIRKIGPRIWIPTLALTWGVVETLQGLVTSKAGLYINRIFLGLAEAGLTPGITLLLTFFYVPKELQFRQAFYFTGASLSGSFSGLLATALRKMDGISGQHGWQWVFYIEGIFTVAVAIVCYFIIPNGPRGCFMLSPLERELIIQRQRAPTYRYQDLPHLTLKLKEVEFEPTSENEGLLLTPPWYKEVLRTFTDERVYLTGILGFCVSLPIFSFTNFMPSIIKGMGDYSTVKSMLLSCPPFAASFVYSLCMAFVADRLQLRYLSVMLSFIITLVGLAVLWGCDEPMHRYGGIFMVAAGSYSGPPCMFAWMANNSAGYYKRTSALAFVHMMDNASGLVAAWLFNTHTEAPRFLRGTATNLAITLLGIVVATIQECRIWQERRQRACGRRDECVVELYRRTHWPREVLRSYLGDRHPEFLLEL; this is encoded by the coding sequence ATGCTAGAGAGAGATGCAGAACATGTAACAATTCGAAGCCAGCTCGATCCTGACGCGTACAAGAAGAAGGAGCGGGCAGCTCGCCTCAAGATGGACATACAGATCCTTCCTGTCTGTGTGCTTCTATACTTACTGGCCTATATCGACAAGTCTAACATTTCACAAGCCATGCTGGATGGTAAGAACCTTCCAAATGGCAAAGTAGAGGATCCCGGTATATTGACATCGCTGAACATGACACCCCACGAATTTTCCATTGCCCTGACAGTGCTCTTCCCGACGTATATGGCGTTTCAGCTTCCGTCAAATTTGATTATTCGAAAGATAGGACCGCGTATATGGATCCCCACTCTGGCGTTAACTTGGGGTGTCGTTGAGACTCTTCAAGGTCTTGTAACCTCCAAGGCAGGTCTGTATATCAACCGCATCTTTCTTGGCTTAGCAGAAGCAGGTCTCACTCCAGGCATCACGCTCTTGTTGACCTTTTTCTACGTGCCGAAGGAGCTGCAGTTCAGACAGGCCTTTTACTTTACAGGCGCATCACTGAGTGGGTCCTTTTCTGGGCTGCTTGCAACTGCGCTTCGTAAGATGGATGGAATCTCAGGGCAGCACGGCTGGCAGTGGGTATTTTATATTGAGGGTATCTTTACCGTTGCGGTGGCAATCGTATGTTACTTTATTATCCCGAATGGGCCTCGTGGGTGCTTTATGTTGTCACCCCTtgagcgcgagctgatcatacagcggcagcgcgcaCCCACGTATCGGTATCAAGACCTTCCACATTTGACACTCAAGCTCAAAGAGGTCGAATTCGAGCCGACGTCGGAAAACGAAGGCCTATTGCTGACGCCACCATGGTACAAAGAGGTTCTGCGAACGTTTACTGATGAGCGCGTGTATTTGACGGGTATCCTGGGCTTTTGCGTCAGCCTGCCCATCTTTTCCTTCACGAATTTCATGCCAAGTATCATCAAAGGCATGGGCGATTATTCGACAGTCAAGTCCATGCTCTTGTCTTGCCCCCCATTCGCCGCCTCGTTTGTGTACAGCTTGTGCATGGCCTTCGTGGCTGATCGGCTGCAGTTGCGGTATCTTTCTGTGATGTTGAGTTTCATTATTACACTCGTGGGCCTAGCCGTCCTGTGGGGATGCGATGAGCCCATGCATCGGTATGGGGGCATCTTTATGGTGGCTGCCGGCAGTTATTCGGGCCCGCCGTGCATGTTCGCGTGGATGGCCAACAATTCCGCTGGGTACTACAAGCGGACAAGTGCCTTGGCCTTCGTCCACATGATGGACAATGCAAGCGGACTTGTCGCGGCCTGGCTCTTTAACACGCACACCGAAGCACCACGCTTTTTACGTGGCACTGCCACCAACCTCGCTATCACGCTGCTTGGCATTGTGGTAGCCACGATCCAGGAGTGTCGAATTTGGCAGGAACGTCGTcagcgtgcgtgtggacgTCGTGATGAATGCGTGGTTGAACTGTATCGAAGAACGCATTGGCCACGGGAGGTGCTGCGCTCGTACTTGGGCGATAGGCACCCCGAGTTTCTCTTGGAGCTGTGA
- a CDS encoding ESCRT-II complex subunit VPS25 encodes MAPNEGDAASYSFPEVHAFAPFYTLQPNAQTMALQVDLWMRLILSYCAAHRRFQLDVDGEWERTSDLFCHRELDRALSPDTIRLIFAYMVDKGRAIYDPPLPRGYKAPKVGQVEPDRRTHALSVSAARALPTYHVEPGNRIWVYWHTPSEWGDQIYAWVKDTGQTRVVLTLYELQHSVCVERLGLPPHMLRQALDTLVARKCAQIFGSSATEGDENLGVKFV; translated from the coding sequence ATGGCGCCGAACGAGGGAGACGCTGCCTCATACAGCTTCCCTGAGGTACATGCATTTGCGCCCTTTTACACTCTTCAGCCCAATGCACAGACTATGGCACTGCAAGTTGATCTGTGGATGCGCTTGATCCTGTCTTActgcgcagcacatcgacgTTTTCAGCTGGACGTGGATGGCGAATGGGAACGCACATCAGACCTGTTCTGCCACCGCGAATTGGATCGCGCACTGTCCCCCGACACGATTCGGCTTATCTTCGCGTACATGGTAGACAAGGGCCGTGCCATCTACGATCCTCCGCTTCCGCGTGGCTACAAGGCGCCCAAGGTCGGGCAGGTCGAGCCGGATCGACGCACACATGCGTTGAGCGTATCAGCCGCGCGGGCTCTGCCGACATACCATGTCGAGCCGGGAAACAGAATTTGGGTGTATTGGCACACACCGTCAGAGTGGGGCGATCAAATCTACGCCTGGGTCAAAGACACAGGACAAACAAGAGTGGTGTTGACGCTCTatgagctgcagcacagTGTATGCGTGGAACGACTAGGCTTACCGCCCCACATGCTACGACAGGCCCTCGATACGCTCGTTGCACGCAAGTGTGCACAAATCTTTGGCAGTAGTGCCACGGAGGGAGACGAGAATTTGGGTGTCAAGTTCGTCTAG